Proteins encoded in a region of the Mesorhizobium sp. NBSH29 genome:
- a CDS encoding Mu transposase C-terminal domain-containing protein, giving the protein MNDPFPDEIDEALWDEACRRADAIREFLKGRTGNATAAQVAELAAEMEVSQATAYRLIKLFRSGGTVLSLVGRKRGRPEGHRVLDDQREQIVRSTITAYYLKRTRPTVSQLVRDVQTNCISVGVKPPHRRTIVARLRDIDLQKRAKRRGEQKIVKATTAVPGALGASRPLKIVQIDHTKADVFVVDEENRQPVGRPWLTLAMDVCSRMVTGFYLTMDAPSRLSTSLCLLHSVFDKSAWLREREITEPWPVAGLPDLLHVDNGADFRSRAFKRGCQDASVAIEWRPPGEPRFGGHIERLIGTQMGKLHLLPGTTFSNEQELGEYDSKRHAALTLRELEHYLALDIVGSYHQSIHSSLGRPPLAVWRDHEGKIPLRLPKDRLRFWLTFLPEEERTLRPTGIHLFGLRYWSAALSADVGRSDRRLLVKYDPRDMARVFVRRPSGNFVEARYADVTLPSITLHEAVTARRTLLAKGRREVDTRTIVRTAIAQRELIEAATRKTAAARRGKASSKSKVDDRGWGSLRGVDSSKPVPFVEDTD; this is encoded by the coding sequence ATGAACGATCCATTCCCTGACGAGATTGACGAGGCGCTTTGGGACGAAGCGTGCCGGCGGGCGGATGCGATCCGAGAATTCCTGAAAGGCCGGACCGGCAACGCGACGGCGGCACAGGTTGCCGAACTTGCTGCTGAGATGGAAGTCAGCCAAGCGACGGCGTACAGACTGATCAAACTGTTCCGCAGCGGCGGGACCGTGCTTTCGCTGGTAGGTCGCAAGCGCGGACGGCCGGAGGGCCATCGTGTTCTGGACGATCAACGAGAGCAAATCGTCCGGTCAACGATCACAGCTTACTACCTGAAGCGGACCCGGCCGACGGTATCGCAACTGGTGCGAGATGTGCAGACGAACTGCATCTCGGTCGGGGTGAAGCCGCCGCATCGCCGAACGATCGTGGCTCGCCTCCGGGACATCGACCTGCAAAAACGCGCCAAACGGCGTGGCGAACAGAAGATCGTGAAGGCGACCACCGCTGTTCCTGGAGCCCTTGGCGCTTCCCGCCCCCTGAAGATCGTCCAGATCGATCATACCAAGGCCGACGTCTTTGTGGTCGATGAGGAGAACCGGCAACCCGTTGGCCGGCCGTGGCTGACGTTGGCGATGGATGTGTGCAGCCGGATGGTCACCGGTTTCTACCTCACGATGGATGCACCGTCCCGGTTATCAACAAGCCTTTGCCTGTTGCACTCGGTTTTCGACAAGTCGGCATGGCTGCGGGAACGCGAGATTACGGAACCGTGGCCTGTCGCCGGCCTGCCGGACTTGCTGCACGTCGACAACGGCGCCGACTTCCGTAGCCGTGCATTCAAGAGAGGGTGCCAGGATGCCAGCGTTGCGATCGAATGGCGGCCACCGGGCGAGCCACGCTTCGGCGGTCATATCGAGCGGCTGATCGGAACGCAGATGGGAAAGCTGCATCTGCTGCCTGGGACGACATTCAGTAACGAACAGGAGCTTGGCGAGTATGACTCGAAGCGGCACGCGGCGCTGACACTGCGGGAGCTTGAGCATTATCTCGCCCTGGACATCGTGGGATCCTACCATCAGTCGATTCACAGCAGCCTCGGTCGCCCGCCGCTTGCAGTCTGGCGGGACCACGAAGGTAAGATCCCCCTTCGGCTGCCAAAGGATCGACTGCGCTTCTGGTTGACATTCCTGCCCGAAGAGGAGCGAACCCTGCGGCCGACGGGCATTCACCTGTTCGGCCTGCGTTATTGGTCGGCCGCTCTCAGCGCCGACGTCGGGCGTTCGGACCGGCGACTGCTTGTCAAATATGACCCCCGCGACATGGCGCGCGTCTTCGTGCGACGGCCGTCGGGGAATTTTGTGGAAGCCCGCTATGCCGATGTGACCCTGCCTTCGATAACACTGCACGAGGCGGTGACCGCCCGACGCACCCTGCTTGCGAAAGGCCGCCGTGAAGTCGATACCCGCACCATCGTCCGCACAGCAATCGCGCAGCGCGAGCTGATTGAAGCGGCGACCAGAAAGACAGCGGCCGCGCGGCGCGGGAAGGCTTCCTCGAAATCGAAGGTGGATGATCGGGGATGGGGCTCGCTCCGCGGCGTCGACTCCAGCAAACCTGTACCCTTTGTCGAGGATACAGATTGA
- a CDS encoding nucleotidyl transferase AbiEii/AbiGii toxin family protein: MTTAAYRQIIAASPRDRLDLFLATANRIGAPVGNVEKDFWVCWTLNALYHERPAGEPRLLFKGGTSLSKGYDLIKRFSEDIDVTVFRDDLEEPASVEELEALSNKKRRAKLNAIRDACRAYITGPLNAFLAAQLADVTDGVGRVEIDDADPDGQTLLLWYPEVEPRDGAYVRPAIRLESGAKSALDPHGPLTIAPYVAGDAAGVDLAVPDVTTIEATRTFWDKVAIAHGLRRWYERRGELRQAGQRVSRHYYDLHCLMQSETGKAALANLDLGADCVRHARMFFDRPDYDLASAVPGSFAIEPVPGMIDALSRDYANTTAMIFGAPPNFDDILASAQQIEHDLNNHA; this comes from the coding sequence ATGACGACCGCGGCCTACCGTCAGATTATTGCCGCGTCGCCCCGTGACCGGCTCGATCTGTTTCTCGCCACGGCCAACCGTATTGGCGCCCCAGTCGGCAATGTCGAAAAGGACTTCTGGGTCTGCTGGACACTCAATGCGCTTTATCACGAACGGCCGGCAGGAGAGCCGCGGCTGCTCTTCAAGGGCGGCACGTCGCTCTCAAAGGGCTATGACCTCATCAAGCGCTTCTCCGAGGATATCGACGTCACGGTGTTCCGCGATGACCTCGAAGAGCCCGCGTCGGTCGAAGAGCTCGAAGCGCTGTCGAACAAGAAGCGCCGCGCCAAACTGAACGCGATCCGAGATGCCTGTCGGGCCTATATCACCGGCCCGCTCAATGCGTTCCTTGCCGCCCAGTTGGCAGACGTCACCGACGGGGTGGGTCGCGTGGAAATTGATGACGCCGATCCTGATGGGCAGACCCTGCTGCTTTGGTATCCCGAGGTGGAACCGCGTGATGGGGCCTATGTCCGACCGGCGATACGTCTCGAATCCGGCGCAAAATCGGCACTCGATCCCCACGGGCCGCTGACGATTGCGCCCTATGTGGCCGGAGACGCAGCTGGCGTTGACCTCGCCGTACCGGACGTCACCACGATCGAAGCGACGCGAACCTTCTGGGACAAGGTGGCGATCGCTCACGGACTGCGCCGCTGGTATGAGCGGCGCGGTGAATTGCGGCAGGCAGGGCAGCGGGTTTCACGCCACTACTACGACCTGCACTGTCTCATGCAATCGGAAACCGGCAAGGCTGCGCTCGCCAACCTCGATCTCGGCGCCGACTGCGTGCGTCATGCGCGCATGTTCTTCGATCGTCCCGACTATGATCTGGCCTCGGCGGTGCCGGGGAGCTTCGCCATTGAGCCGGTGCCCGGGATGATCGACGCGCTTTCGCGAGACTACGCCAACACGACCGCGATGATCTTCGGCGCCCCGCCCAACTTTGATGACATTCTCGCCTCGGCACAACAGATCGAGCATGACCTGAACAACCACGCTTAG